The Zingiber officinale cultivar Zhangliang chromosome 9A, Zo_v1.1, whole genome shotgun sequence genome window below encodes:
- the LOC122020688 gene encoding protein trichome birefringence-like 36: MDHQMAGTAQSRRPLRSSFYFLLMTTLSAALLSQKLLCTALLDVDSLEWRDDKEDELNEAQSHQNSPRDSCNLSVGEWVFDPSYPLYDPACPYLSVQLSCRSNGRPDSDFQRWRWKPKQCSVPRFDALDFLARIRKKRIMLVGDSIMRNQWESLVCLVESVIPGDMKSVSSDGPCSAFHAMEFQASVEFCWAPLLVEVKRDAENRRVLQLDSIEGNAKHWYGVDVLLFDSAHWWTHSGKWSSWDLCKEGERVLANLNPMVAYEKGLTTWAEWVDLHLDPRRTRVIFRSASPRHNRDNGWQCYRKKEPVAAYVGYSPRTPGQLVVLREVLKKMSFPVYLMDVTGMSALRVDGHPSIYGKGKEGGGPAASSDCSHWCLPGVPDAWNEMLYALL, encoded by the exons ATGGATCACCAAATGGCCGGCACAGCCCAAAGCCGCAGACCTCTCCGCTCTTCCTTCTACTTCCTCCTCATGACCACGCTCTCTGCGGCGCTGCTATCGCAGAAGCTCCTCTGCACGGCTCTCCTAGACGTCGACTCCCTCGAATGGCGCGATGATAAAGAAGACGAACTCAACGAGGCACAGAGCCACCAAAACTCCCCCAGAGACTCCTGCAACCTGTCAGTGGGAGAATGGGTGTTCGATCCCTCCTACCCACTTTACGATCCTGCTTGTCCCTACCTCAGCGTCCAGCTGAGCTGCAGGAGCAACGGAAGGCCTGATTCAGACTTCCAGAGATGGAGGTGGAAGCCAAAGCAATGCTCTGTTCCAAG ATTCGACGCGCTGGACTTCCTTGCGAGGATCAGGAAGAAGAGGATCATGCTGGTGGGAGACTCCATAATGAGGAACCAGTGGGAGTCTCTGGTTTGCCTGGTGGAATCAGTGATCCCTGGCGACATGAAGTCGGTCTCCTCCGACGGCCCCTGTTCTGCCTTCCACGCCATG GAGTTCCAGGCATCCGTGGAGTTCTGTTGGGCGCCGCTTCTGGTAGAGGTGAAGCGAGACGCAGAGAACAGGAGAGTGCTGCAGCTGGACTCGATCGAGGGGAACGCCAAGCACTGGTACGGAGTCGACGTGCTGCTCTTCGATTCAGCTCATTGGTGGACTCACTCCGGCAAATGGAGCTC GTGGGATTTGTGCAAGGAAGGGGAGAGGGTGTTGGCCAACCTGAACCCGATGGTCGCCTACGAGAAAGGTCTGACGACATGGGCCGAATGGGTGGACCTGCACTTGGACCCTCGTCGGACGCGAGTCATCTTCAGAAGCGCGTCGCCTCGGCACAACAGGGACAATGGCTGGCAGTGCTACAGGAAGAAGGAGCCGGTGGCGGCCTACGTGGGTTACTCGCCGCGAACGCCGGGGCAGCTTGTGGTGTTGAGGGAGGTGCTGAAGAAGATGAGCTTCCCCGTGTACCTGATGGACGTCACCGGCATGTCTGCTCTGCGTGTCGACGGCCACCCTTCGATTTATGGGAAAGGGAAGGAAGGCGGCGGCCCGGCGGCCTCCTCAGACTGCAGCCACTGGTGCTTGCCTGGAGTCCCAGATGCTTGGAATGAGATGCTCTATGCTCTTTTATAG